One part of the Mya arenaria isolate MELC-2E11 chromosome 3, ASM2691426v1 genome encodes these proteins:
- the LOC128229320 gene encoding endonuclease 8-like 3 isoform X4, with protein MYFGDICLRVHFLMDGQSFINNAKVNNDSGGRTETATLELHMSEDVLTFKKSSVDIRPSVPCRQKYETMNDVDICSPVFNFRRAFSLVREQTDRQVCDVLLDQSILPGVGNIIKNEALFDSGIKPSSKIGELKDEHIRHLLKMTRDFTDIFYRCRRDGKQLSPYYKIYGKRLCKQCEGRVIICRLGDDSGRVTYFCENCQTNDLVNKNRKLPSKNSLLGWVQTGSHISQPEMADWSCEHCTLINKDTATSCSACLNPRVDKTVEAKPAQFGAKGHVSGQGNQTMNRKRKTEDSGVEQTRAKTQKINTSVVKLENKTGFKTKIPQNGSAKTNKTQNGTTKEQSDKSRIPMCEHHKRKCSMKEVRKEGQNLGRWFFLCVVRSCNFFQWADVNFPTCTDHGKPCTIRTVLKIGPNNGKRFFTCKLPKKKQCKFFEWAIGYD; from the exons ATGTACTTTGGAGATATCTGCTTACG GGTTCATTTTCTGATGGATGGCCAGTCATTTATCAACAATGCGAAGGTTAACAATGATTCTGGTGGGAGGACTGAGACAGCCACGCTGGAACTACACATGTCGGAGGATGTACTTACGTTCAAGAAGTCTTCAGTGGATATCAG GCCATCGGTCCCCTGTAGGCAGAAATACGAGACAATGAATGATGTTGACATATGTTCCCCAGTGTTCAACTTCCGACGCGCATTCTCTCTTGTACGTGAACAAACGGACAGACAGGTGTGTGATGTGCTCCTGGACCAGTCCATTCTGCCAGGGGTCGGCAACATCATCAAGAATGAG GCCTTGTTTGACAGTGGCATAAAACCAAGCTCAAAG aTTGGGGAGCTTAAGGATGAGCACATTCGCCACCTGCTCAAGATGACCAGGGACTTTACAGATATATTCTACCGG TGTCGGCGTGATGGTAAGCAGCTGTCTCCATACTACAAGATTTATGGGAAGCGTCTGTGTAAACAGTGTGAGGGCAGGGTCATCATATGTCGCCTTGGTGATGATAGTGGGAGGGTGACCTACTTCTGTGAGAACTGTCAGACCAATGATCTGGTAAACAAAAACAG aAAACTTCCATCTAAGAACAGTTTGCTTGGCTGGGTGCAGACTGGGTCCCACATTTCACAACCGGAGATGGCAGACTGGTCATGTGAGCACTGTACACTCATCAACAAGGACACTGCAACGTCTTGTAGTGCCTGCCTCAACCCCAGGGTTGACAAAACTGTGGAAGCCAAGCCTGCACAGTTTGGGGCTAAAGGGCATGTTTCTGGACAAGGCAATCAAACAATGAACAGGAAAAGGAAAACAGAAGACTCTGGTGTTGAGCAAACAAGGGCAAAAACTCAGAAAATTAACACAAGTGTGGTCAAGCTGGAAAACAAAACtggttttaaaacaaagataccTCAAAATGGATCTGCAAAAaccaacaaaacacaaaatggaaCAACAAAGGAACAAAGTGATAAAAGTAGGATTCCAATGTGTGAACATCACAAGCGAAAATGCAGCATGAAGGAAGTTCGCAAAGAGGGGCAAAACCTGGGACGCTGGTTCTTTTTGTGTGTCGTCAGGTCCTGTAATTTCTTCCAG tggGCTGATGTCAATTTTCCTACCTGCACAGACCATGGGAAACCTTGTACTATACGCACTGTGTTGAAAATAGGACCGAATAACGGAAAGAGGTTTTTCACCTGCAAACTGCCGAAGAAAAAACAATGCAAGTTCTTCGAATGGGCAATTGGTTATGACTAA
- the LOC128229320 gene encoding endonuclease 8-like 3 isoform X2: protein MILYKMANMVFKKKDVGAASPFHQLIGRHLEDVQTLGKELFMYFGDICLRVHFLMDGQSFINNAKVNNDSGGRTETATLELHMSEDVLTFKKSSVDIRPSVPCRQKYETMNDVDICSPVFNFRRAFSLVREQTDRQVCDVLLDQSILPGVGNIIKNEALFDSGIKPSSKIGELKDEHIRHLLKMTRDFTDIFYRCRRDGKQLSPYYKIYGKRLCKQCEGRVIICRLGDDSGRVTYFCENCQTNDLVNKNRKLPSKNSLLGWVQTGSHISQPEMADWSCEHCTLINKDTATSCSACLNPRVDKTVEAKPAQFGAKGHVSGQGNQTMNRKRKTEDSGVEQTRAKTQKINTSVVKLENKTGFKTKIPQNGSAKTNKTQNGTTKEQSDKSRIPMCEHHKRKCSMKEVRKEGQNLGRWFFLCVVRSCNFFQWADVNFPTCTDHGKPCTIRTVLKIGPNNGKRFFTCKLPKKKQCKFFEWAIGYD from the exons ATGATTCTTTATAAAATGGCCAACATGGTG tTCAAGAAGAAGGATGTGGGCGCTGCTTCCCCATTTCATCAGCTGATTGGTCGACATTTGGAAGATGTTCAGACACTCGGGAAAGAATTGTTCATGTACTTTGGAGATATCTGCTTACG GGTTCATTTTCTGATGGATGGCCAGTCATTTATCAACAATGCGAAGGTTAACAATGATTCTGGTGGGAGGACTGAGACAGCCACGCTGGAACTACACATGTCGGAGGATGTACTTACGTTCAAGAAGTCTTCAGTGGATATCAG GCCATCGGTCCCCTGTAGGCAGAAATACGAGACAATGAATGATGTTGACATATGTTCCCCAGTGTTCAACTTCCGACGCGCATTCTCTCTTGTACGTGAACAAACGGACAGACAGGTGTGTGATGTGCTCCTGGACCAGTCCATTCTGCCAGGGGTCGGCAACATCATCAAGAATGAG GCCTTGTTTGACAGTGGCATAAAACCAAGCTCAAAG aTTGGGGAGCTTAAGGATGAGCACATTCGCCACCTGCTCAAGATGACCAGGGACTTTACAGATATATTCTACCGG TGTCGGCGTGATGGTAAGCAGCTGTCTCCATACTACAAGATTTATGGGAAGCGTCTGTGTAAACAGTGTGAGGGCAGGGTCATCATATGTCGCCTTGGTGATGATAGTGGGAGGGTGACCTACTTCTGTGAGAACTGTCAGACCAATGATCTGGTAAACAAAAACAG aAAACTTCCATCTAAGAACAGTTTGCTTGGCTGGGTGCAGACTGGGTCCCACATTTCACAACCGGAGATGGCAGACTGGTCATGTGAGCACTGTACACTCATCAACAAGGACACTGCAACGTCTTGTAGTGCCTGCCTCAACCCCAGGGTTGACAAAACTGTGGAAGCCAAGCCTGCACAGTTTGGGGCTAAAGGGCATGTTTCTGGACAAGGCAATCAAACAATGAACAGGAAAAGGAAAACAGAAGACTCTGGTGTTGAGCAAACAAGGGCAAAAACTCAGAAAATTAACACAAGTGTGGTCAAGCTGGAAAACAAAACtggttttaaaacaaagataccTCAAAATGGATCTGCAAAAaccaacaaaacacaaaatggaaCAACAAAGGAACAAAGTGATAAAAGTAGGATTCCAATGTGTGAACATCACAAGCGAAAATGCAGCATGAAGGAAGTTCGCAAAGAGGGGCAAAACCTGGGACGCTGGTTCTTTTTGTGTGTCGTCAGGTCCTGTAATTTCTTCCAG tggGCTGATGTCAATTTTCCTACCTGCACAGACCATGGGAAACCTTGTACTATACGCACTGTGTTGAAAATAGGACCGAATAACGGAAAGAGGTTTTTCACCTGCAAACTGCCGAAGAAAAAACAATGCAAGTTCTTCGAATGGGCAATTGGTTATGACTAA
- the LOC128229320 gene encoding endonuclease 8-like 3 isoform X1 → MVEGPGCKLKGIKIKDKIKGQCVKRVGGNAVDKFKKKDVGAASPFHQLIGRHLEDVQTLGKELFMYFGDICLRVHFLMDGQSFINNAKVNNDSGGRTETATLELHMSEDVLTFKKSSVDIRPSVPCRQKYETMNDVDICSPVFNFRRAFSLVREQTDRQVCDVLLDQSILPGVGNIIKNEALFDSGIKPSSKIGELKDEHIRHLLKMTRDFTDIFYRCRRDGKQLSPYYKIYGKRLCKQCEGRVIICRLGDDSGRVTYFCENCQTNDLVNKNRKLPSKNSLLGWVQTGSHISQPEMADWSCEHCTLINKDTATSCSACLNPRVDKTVEAKPAQFGAKGHVSGQGNQTMNRKRKTEDSGVEQTRAKTQKINTSVVKLENKTGFKTKIPQNGSAKTNKTQNGTTKEQSDKSRIPMCEHHKRKCSMKEVRKEGQNLGRWFFLCVVRSCNFFQWADVNFPTCTDHGKPCTIRTVLKIGPNNGKRFFTCKLPKKKQCKFFEWAIGYD, encoded by the exons atggtaGAAGGTCCGGGTTGCAAGTTAAAGGGCATAAAAATTAAAGACAAAATCAAGGGTCAATGTGTTAAAAGAGTAGGAGGCAATGCTGTTGACAAG tTCAAGAAGAAGGATGTGGGCGCTGCTTCCCCATTTCATCAGCTGATTGGTCGACATTTGGAAGATGTTCAGACACTCGGGAAAGAATTGTTCATGTACTTTGGAGATATCTGCTTACG GGTTCATTTTCTGATGGATGGCCAGTCATTTATCAACAATGCGAAGGTTAACAATGATTCTGGTGGGAGGACTGAGACAGCCACGCTGGAACTACACATGTCGGAGGATGTACTTACGTTCAAGAAGTCTTCAGTGGATATCAG GCCATCGGTCCCCTGTAGGCAGAAATACGAGACAATGAATGATGTTGACATATGTTCCCCAGTGTTCAACTTCCGACGCGCATTCTCTCTTGTACGTGAACAAACGGACAGACAGGTGTGTGATGTGCTCCTGGACCAGTCCATTCTGCCAGGGGTCGGCAACATCATCAAGAATGAG GCCTTGTTTGACAGTGGCATAAAACCAAGCTCAAAG aTTGGGGAGCTTAAGGATGAGCACATTCGCCACCTGCTCAAGATGACCAGGGACTTTACAGATATATTCTACCGG TGTCGGCGTGATGGTAAGCAGCTGTCTCCATACTACAAGATTTATGGGAAGCGTCTGTGTAAACAGTGTGAGGGCAGGGTCATCATATGTCGCCTTGGTGATGATAGTGGGAGGGTGACCTACTTCTGTGAGAACTGTCAGACCAATGATCTGGTAAACAAAAACAG aAAACTTCCATCTAAGAACAGTTTGCTTGGCTGGGTGCAGACTGGGTCCCACATTTCACAACCGGAGATGGCAGACTGGTCATGTGAGCACTGTACACTCATCAACAAGGACACTGCAACGTCTTGTAGTGCCTGCCTCAACCCCAGGGTTGACAAAACTGTGGAAGCCAAGCCTGCACAGTTTGGGGCTAAAGGGCATGTTTCTGGACAAGGCAATCAAACAATGAACAGGAAAAGGAAAACAGAAGACTCTGGTGTTGAGCAAACAAGGGCAAAAACTCAGAAAATTAACACAAGTGTGGTCAAGCTGGAAAACAAAACtggttttaaaacaaagataccTCAAAATGGATCTGCAAAAaccaacaaaacacaaaatggaaCAACAAAGGAACAAAGTGATAAAAGTAGGATTCCAATGTGTGAACATCACAAGCGAAAATGCAGCATGAAGGAAGTTCGCAAAGAGGGGCAAAACCTGGGACGCTGGTTCTTTTTGTGTGTCGTCAGGTCCTGTAATTTCTTCCAG tggGCTGATGTCAATTTTCCTACCTGCACAGACCATGGGAAACCTTGTACTATACGCACTGTGTTGAAAATAGGACCGAATAACGGAAAGAGGTTTTTCACCTGCAAACTGCCGAAGAAAAAACAATGCAAGTTCTTCGAATGGGCAATTGGTTATGACTAA
- the LOC128229320 gene encoding endonuclease 8-like 3 isoform X3 translates to MVEGPGCKLKGIKIKDKIKGQCVKRVGGNAVDKFKKKDVGAASPFHQLIGRHLEDVQTLGKELFMYFGDICLRVHFLMDGQSFINNAKVNNDSGGRTETATLELHMSEDVLTFKKSSVDIRPSVPCRQKYETMNDVDICSPVFNFRRAFSLVREQTDRQVCDVLLDQSILPGVGNIIKNEALFDSGIKPSSKCRRDGKQLSPYYKIYGKRLCKQCEGRVIICRLGDDSGRVTYFCENCQTNDLVNKNRKLPSKNSLLGWVQTGSHISQPEMADWSCEHCTLINKDTATSCSACLNPRVDKTVEAKPAQFGAKGHVSGQGNQTMNRKRKTEDSGVEQTRAKTQKINTSVVKLENKTGFKTKIPQNGSAKTNKTQNGTTKEQSDKSRIPMCEHHKRKCSMKEVRKEGQNLGRWFFLCVVRSCNFFQWADVNFPTCTDHGKPCTIRTVLKIGPNNGKRFFTCKLPKKKQCKFFEWAIGYD, encoded by the exons atggtaGAAGGTCCGGGTTGCAAGTTAAAGGGCATAAAAATTAAAGACAAAATCAAGGGTCAATGTGTTAAAAGAGTAGGAGGCAATGCTGTTGACAAG tTCAAGAAGAAGGATGTGGGCGCTGCTTCCCCATTTCATCAGCTGATTGGTCGACATTTGGAAGATGTTCAGACACTCGGGAAAGAATTGTTCATGTACTTTGGAGATATCTGCTTACG GGTTCATTTTCTGATGGATGGCCAGTCATTTATCAACAATGCGAAGGTTAACAATGATTCTGGTGGGAGGACTGAGACAGCCACGCTGGAACTACACATGTCGGAGGATGTACTTACGTTCAAGAAGTCTTCAGTGGATATCAG GCCATCGGTCCCCTGTAGGCAGAAATACGAGACAATGAATGATGTTGACATATGTTCCCCAGTGTTCAACTTCCGACGCGCATTCTCTCTTGTACGTGAACAAACGGACAGACAGGTGTGTGATGTGCTCCTGGACCAGTCCATTCTGCCAGGGGTCGGCAACATCATCAAGAATGAG GCCTTGTTTGACAGTGGCATAAAACCAAGCTCAAAG TGTCGGCGTGATGGTAAGCAGCTGTCTCCATACTACAAGATTTATGGGAAGCGTCTGTGTAAACAGTGTGAGGGCAGGGTCATCATATGTCGCCTTGGTGATGATAGTGGGAGGGTGACCTACTTCTGTGAGAACTGTCAGACCAATGATCTGGTAAACAAAAACAG aAAACTTCCATCTAAGAACAGTTTGCTTGGCTGGGTGCAGACTGGGTCCCACATTTCACAACCGGAGATGGCAGACTGGTCATGTGAGCACTGTACACTCATCAACAAGGACACTGCAACGTCTTGTAGTGCCTGCCTCAACCCCAGGGTTGACAAAACTGTGGAAGCCAAGCCTGCACAGTTTGGGGCTAAAGGGCATGTTTCTGGACAAGGCAATCAAACAATGAACAGGAAAAGGAAAACAGAAGACTCTGGTGTTGAGCAAACAAGGGCAAAAACTCAGAAAATTAACACAAGTGTGGTCAAGCTGGAAAACAAAACtggttttaaaacaaagataccTCAAAATGGATCTGCAAAAaccaacaaaacacaaaatggaaCAACAAAGGAACAAAGTGATAAAAGTAGGATTCCAATGTGTGAACATCACAAGCGAAAATGCAGCATGAAGGAAGTTCGCAAAGAGGGGCAAAACCTGGGACGCTGGTTCTTTTTGTGTGTCGTCAGGTCCTGTAATTTCTTCCAG tggGCTGATGTCAATTTTCCTACCTGCACAGACCATGGGAAACCTTGTACTATACGCACTGTGTTGAAAATAGGACCGAATAACGGAAAGAGGTTTTTCACCTGCAAACTGCCGAAGAAAAAACAATGCAAGTTCTTCGAATGGGCAATTGGTTATGACTAA